GGCGTCGAGCGGGGGCAGCCCAGCCCAGCGGGCATCCCAGTCGGTGTCGGCCGGGTCGGCGGACGCGACGGCCTGCTCCAGTTCCTGCACGAGGCGCAGCTTGTCGCGCAACATCCCGGCCTGGGCGACGCCGGCCGCGCGGCGCGCCTGGTCGACATGCTGCTGCACGAGCGCCACCGCCGCGTGATAGCGTTTTTCGACCCGGGCTTCATGGGCGCGCGGCACCGGGCCGATCGCCTGCCATTCGGCCTGCGCCTCGCGCAGCAGCTTGGCGGCCGTGGCCGGGGTGACGTCGGCCGCCGCCGCTTCCAGGCGCGCGCTGATCGCTTCCTTGGCGGCCTCGTGGGCGCGGCGTTCGATGTCGGCCTCGTGCATCGTTTCCTTGCGGCGCTGGAACACGTCGTCGCACACGGCGCGGAAGCGCTGCCACAACGCCTGTTCGCTCTTGCGCTCGAGCGGCAGCGCGCGCGCATGCTCCTGCCAGCGCTGCTGCAGGGCGCGCATCGCGTCGATCGCGTGGCGGTCGTGCGGATCGATGGCGGCCGCTTCCTCGATGATAGCTTCGCGCACGGCCATCTCGGACTTGCGCTGCTCTTCGAGCGGCCCCTGCAGCGTGTTCAGCGCATCCGTGAACAGAGCGTCCAGGCGTTTCTTTTCCTTGCGGTCGATAGCGCCCAGATGGCTCCACGCGAGGCGCAGCCGCTGCACGGTGCCGGCCACGTGCTTCCATTCGGCGCTGCCGTCGCGCAGACGCGCGATCTCGGCCTGGGCTTCCTCGACGAGCGCCTGGCCCCGCGCCGCATTCGCATGCCGCTCGTCGGCCAGATGGCGGAAGTGGGCGGCGGCCGGCGCATAGGCGGCCGTGCAGGCGGCATCGAAACGCTCCCACAGGCTCTTGGGCGCGGCGCCGGACAGGCTGTCGAGTGCCTTCCAGCGGTCACGCATGCTGCCGACCTTCTTGGCCAGCTCGCTCATCGCAAGGTTTTGCGTGGGCAACGCTTCGACTGTCTTGATGAGCTCTTCGCGCGACACGTTGCCGCCCCAGCGCGCCCAGTCGGACAGACGCTTGAGCTCGGCCCGCAGATGGGCCAGGCGGTCGGACTGCGCGGGACTCAAGCGCATGCCCTTTTCGCGCGCTTCCTTCAATGTCTTGTCATGGTCGGCGGCGGTGCCCAGCGACCCCTGTTGCAGGGCCGCTTCCATCGCATCCATCGTGTCGATGAAATGCTGGTCGGCGCCGCGCGGCTTGTTGTCCTTGCCGCCCTCTTTGCCGCCCTCTTTGCCGCCATGGACGCCGTCGTGCGCCGGCGCGGCGCGGTCGGGCTTGGGCTCGCGCGGCTCTTTCGGCTTGCGCGGCTCCGGCTGCGGCAGAGAGGCCAGCAACGCATCGAAGCGGTGCTGCAGTTCGGCGGCCTGATCGGCGTGGGGCAGCGGCGGCAAGGCCTTCCATTCGCGGCGCAGCGTCTCGGCGTTCAGTTCGGCAACGGGTTTGGCCTGCTGGGCGTCGAGGAATGCGGCGCGGGCAGCCAGCGCGGCCTGGCCCGCTTCCTGCACCTGCAGGCCGGCCCGCAGCTTCTGCATCTCGGCCGTGAATTCGGCCACGAGGGCGCGCGGCAGCGACGGATGTTCGGGCGAGCGGAGGGCCTCGTCCTGTGCCTGCGCCAGCGCGTCCAGGCGCTGGGCGAATTCGGCCGGCGGCAGTCCGCTCGCCCCCAGCTGGCGCAAGGCGGCCACGCGATCGATCATGGCGCGCTGCAGGGCCACCTGCTCCTCCAGGCGCCGGGCCAGCGCGGCGCGCGCCGTCTGGAACGCGGCATCGAGCTCGGGCGCGGAGATCACGGACCATTTGCGGTCCAGGTCGGCCACGTGGTTCGGGGTGAGCAAGGCATCCTTGAGGAGGGATTCGGCGTGCTCGACGGCCGCCTGGGCGCGCCGGTGCTCGGCCTCGCGGTGACGGTGCGCGTCGAGGCGCGACTGCATCAGCTTGGCGACGCGCCGATCGGTATTGCGCATCGCCGTGTGGACGCGCTCGAGCAGTGCCGGGCTATGGACGAACTCGGCGGCGGACAGCCGCAGTTCGGAAAATTCGCATTGGAGAATGAATTCCACCGCGGCGGCTTCATCATCCCCGAGCCGGCTCAGCTTTTCAGCCTGGGCCGCGCGCTGAGGATGGGACGAATGCGCGGCGGCAGGGGCTGACGGATCCGCCTGCGCCCCCGCCTGCGCTCCTTGCCCGGCCGGCTTGTCGCCGGGCTTGTCGCCCGGCCGCTTGAATAGGAACTCGAACATGATGAAATCGCACTTCCAAAATCGCCATCATAGCAAAGAACCCTGATGGCCCCGTAACGCCAGACCTGGGCGTGCGAGCGACATGTTCGCCATGACCCATTTTGGGTATTAATGAGCCACGGTCAATGTTGCATTCCGGCAACCGGATTCCGGCTGCAGCGGATCGCGCTCGTGCACCTCGTGACCGTCGTGCCCGATCAGCTCGTGGCGCAGGCGGCGCGCATCGCCGCGGTGCTCCTGCGCATGGGCGTCGTGGGCCAGCATCTGGTTGGCGATCGCAAACCAGGCATCGCCGCCGACCGCGGCGCGCGCCAGGGGGAACAACTCGTGTTCCTCGCGTTCCAGCCGGCGGCGCAGGGCCGCGACGCAGCACTCGACGGCGCCGCAGAATCTGTCGCGCTGCACCGGACGATCGGCCGCGCCGACGCAGGCCTCGGCCGTGCTCATCGCGGCGGCGGCCTGGCTACTGAGCCGTTCGAGCTCCGCCAGCAATGCGTCGGCCGCCGCCGTACTGCGGCGCAGGGCCGGCACCAGGAATTTGTCGAGCTTGCGCCAGTGGCAGTTGTCGTATGCCTGGCGCAGGGCGGCGCACATTTGGGCCGCCCTGCCGGCGGCCAGGGTGCTGAAGTCGCCCGGCAGCGCGCGCAGCTCGTCGAGCAGCGACTGCAGGGCTGCTCGCACCGTCGTCTGTTCGACGGACAGTGCGACGAGGGTATAAGTCGATGTCAGCATTCGTCTCCACCTTTTCTCACGAGTGAGTTCCGCTCCGTCGAAAACCGCCCGGCCGCATGGGAGACGCGGCGCGATGCAGTATCCGTGGGAGCGTTGTTGACAGGCCTGGAGCGCTCTCGGGCATCGAGGCGCCCTCTGTTGTCGTCGGCCTGAAGGAAGGTCTAGTGTAAGGAGGGTGGCCGGGCCGTTGTTTGATCTATCACAAACCGTCACTACCCTTAACGAATGCGCAAACGGGGCTAGGCCGCGGCCAACGGGGCAGCCAGCGCCTGGTCCAGTACGGCGGCCAAGGGCGCGGCGATCGCGGCCGGTTCGGCATGCGTCAGCACGACCTGCGGGCAGCCGTGCCAGCGCGCGCAGCGGACGAACGCGGCGGCCAGGTCGCGCACGAAGCGCTCGCTGACACGCACTCCCGGCTCCAGCACGAGCGATTTCAACTCGAACACGCCGCCCTTGCGGTGCGCCTTGGCGTCGACGCGGCCGACGAGCGCCCCGCGGCGCAGCAGTGGCAGGGTGAAATAGCCGTAGCGCCGCTTCTCGGCGGGCGTGTAGCACTCCAGGCGGTAATCGAAGCCGAACAGGTCCAGCGCCCGGCGGCGGTCCCAGACGATCGGATCGAACGGCGACAGCACGGTCGTGAGCGTGGGCTGCAGGGCGCCGCGCGCGGCCTGTTCCAGCAGAGCGGCATGGTCCGGGTGGACGTACACGGGCTCCTTCCACCCGTCGACGCGGGCGCGCAGCAGCACGCCCTCGCCGGCCAGCGCCTGCGGATCCAGGTGCGGCGGCTTCGTGCGGTGATAATCCGGGATCC
This genomic stretch from Massilia putida harbors:
- a CDS encoding hemerythrin domain-containing protein, which codes for MLTSTYTLVALSVEQTTVRAALQSLLDELRALPGDFSTLAAGRAAQMCAALRQAYDNCHWRKLDKFLVPALRRSTAAADALLAELERLSSQAAAAMSTAEACVGAADRPVQRDRFCGAVECCVAALRRRLEREEHELFPLARAAVGGDAWFAIANQMLAHDAHAQEHRGDARRLRHELIGHDGHEVHERDPLQPESGCRNATLTVAH
- a CDS encoding DUF349 domain-containing protein: MFEFLFKRPGDKPGDKPAGQGAQAGAQADPSAPAAAHSSHPQRAAQAEKLSRLGDDEAAAVEFILQCEFSELRLSAAEFVHSPALLERVHTAMRNTDRRVAKLMQSRLDAHRHREAEHRRAQAAVEHAESLLKDALLTPNHVADLDRKWSVISAPELDAAFQTARAALARRLEEQVALQRAMIDRVAALRQLGASGLPPAEFAQRLDALAQAQDEALRSPEHPSLPRALVAEFTAEMQKLRAGLQVQEAGQAALAARAAFLDAQQAKPVAELNAETLRREWKALPPLPHADQAAELQHRFDALLASLPQPEPRKPKEPREPKPDRAAPAHDGVHGGKEGGKEGGKDNKPRGADQHFIDTMDAMEAALQQGSLGTAADHDKTLKEAREKGMRLSPAQSDRLAHLRAELKRLSDWARWGGNVSREELIKTVEALPTQNLAMSELAKKVGSMRDRWKALDSLSGAAPKSLWERFDAACTAAYAPAAAHFRHLADERHANAARGQALVEEAQAEIARLRDGSAEWKHVAGTVQRLRLAWSHLGAIDRKEKKRLDALFTDALNTLQGPLEEQRKSEMAVREAIIEEAAAIDPHDRHAIDAMRALQQRWQEHARALPLERKSEQALWQRFRAVCDDVFQRRKETMHEADIERRAHEAAKEAISARLEAAAADVTPATAAKLLREAQAEWQAIGPVPRAHEARVEKRYHAAVALVQQHVDQARRAAGVAQAGMLRDKLRLVQELEQAVASADPADTDWDARWAGLPPLDAEMERTLRTRFDAALAALRGSPEERAAYARQLEGNRDKLLHDLLRLEIGTGIDSGPEFARERLKLQVEVLQSSLKSGHGTGRGAHGGAGAQLRELCALPALVDARTASRIEQLALRVAKEGK